The sequence aacttaagttttttttattattagtaaaactgaataacaaattaacagggaagtagagttggaaaaaaaattataatctccacctttattgaggtttgtaatgcctgatagaaaagtatctatctttgtagcgCAATACAATAcattaggcaattgcagaatagtcccattagtcacagatacacttcagaaaattgagtacacaactatttctggccttaaaagttacaaaaaccaaatcaattcagaacattgtatctcaaaagcattacaatgtggccccccatgcactacttaaaacccAATGTGGCCcgtttaccaaaatagttaaaaatattaataattacacacatcacctttacaaatttgtttcaggattttacagtgaaaggaactgttatattttgacaaaatatttcagtttcaaatgaaataatctaaaggtaaaatttattagacatcaacagtggcagtttaaagtttcaagatgtgtttcagctactatttatttttcataaatacattcattgattattattattactattatttaagactagcacactgacctaaccatggtaatgaggagcctttccttctgtgtaatatgtgtataaatattaggtaacaaatgggataataatgggctcatataagtacagacaggagcagtctggcgtcactgtcgtgcacctacattatatgcaaactgttaaaaatcaatatattactttaaatgctcacgcagctgatgttattcttcatttagtagttcatttaacatgtaaaataacatgctttagttatataacatgttctagctacatgctatttttatattcgatTGCTCTAGCCGTTAGCTATTATTTGCAGTActagaggtcccgcaagcctcaaCGGGTTTCTCCTCATTTGTATAATTTTACGGGCGTCAaccaatacgttcttgacctgagagaaaAACTCCACAAACTGGGGCGATAAACACatgagaatttgctccaggctcaaggacgtcaaagccggctgtataataggggtactcGGCTATCGGAATTTACAccaggagataaagtccttgtattgctcccacatcaagctctaaattactcgccaagtggtaaaggccctttgaggtcacacggccaGTCTGGGAAATCGATCATGAGGTTAAACAAACAGATAGAGGTGGGGtacgtcagatttaccacctcatcCTCCTAAAATTGTGTAGAgtgaccccaggggtagtggtatgcAGTCTTCCCTACTGAGGGTGACTGGGCCAGTCTGGTGGTTTTGGTTCTTAAGAACAATGGTTCAGTCTGGTTCTGCGTGGATTATAGAAAATTCGATGTAGTGtataaatttgatgcatacccgaTGCCTCGAATTGATGagctgctcgatcggttaggtgtGGCTtgtttttattcaacactggatttgacaaacaaaaaatggaaattctatAATTTACTCTTATGTCGCTCCGAACCCCTATGACTCcctttcatccatggaacacaaaagctgaATTTTGAATGAACATCCTGACCTCCTTTTCCATTTAATGAACGTGATTGAGGAacgggctgtcaagctccaaaatgataGTAAAGGCTTCCTCAAAGTATCATGataaatggaaaagagtggccaatATATTCTTAGAAAACTcaccttttgtgttacatggaagtaAGTCATAAGCGTTTGGAAAACATAAGAGTGATAAAATCAGattattacagaattaaaatttttggtgtgaactattTCTTGCTAAAACTTACATTGCGGGATTTGTTTGGGTCTGTCGAATCTTTGTGatatgttgatgtaaacacatggTTTCTAAAAGCCAATGTCATGAATGTTCTTAAAACGTAGTTGCAAGTTTTGGAGAATGAATGGATAAGATGTGTGTTGGAGAAAATGCAGCGATAAATAGAAAACCTGACGTTGAACAGTTGAATGGCTCTGCTTGTGTATAAGTGAGAGCTTTGCTGCCCCACTGTGTCCATGCCCACTCACACTGAACAGCTGAAGCTGTTGAGGAATTCACATAAGAATGCTGAATGCCCGGAAGAGGAAATGAACCATGTAATTGACTCATTCGTACCACTAGATTAGCAAATTACTAAAGGTCTctatttaattaatcaatttgaATGcagatgtttattattttatttcctcTGTTAATTTGCTCAACACATTTACTGCATATTATGTTATCACACTAGTCTTTCACCATGCTTCATCACAATGCTCCAcgtttttgtttctgtttctttCTTCCACAGTGATCTGGTGAACGGTCTGGTGTCTCTGATGAATAGTAACGTCAGTAGTCCAGTAAACCTGGTGAGTTTCGAATTTTGCCTTCATTTAACAAGCCTTAGGGGTTATTCACACTGGATATTTCAATTAGCTGAAAACTGCTAGACGTTGTGCAACAGAATCGAAGAACACATTTATAGTCACATTAACTCCCATACATTTTATTTCAGATACTTATCCCATCCCCATCTGATTGCTCCACTGTTTTAAAACTGACATTGGTTGGCTGGTATTTCCTCAAAAGTGAGATGTCCATTTGACTAATGATTACATAGACCTACAATTAAAAAATAGCACAGATAGAATGCACCCTGTGTGAACACCCCCTCATAAGTAGTTGTGCATTCCACTTTTTATCAGTGTATTTAAatagataattattttattagcatggctgttcatttaacattttatttcagtgtgattgattatataaaaaaaatgtaaatagtaaaaCAATCATGCCCATTATGTATTCAAATTCCATGAAGAATGTGCCTAACAACAGAGAAGTTCAAGCTTGAAGTCCCTCTTTTTTTGTTCGACTCACTGTCTACAGAGGGCATTCAGCgcagctccagctgtacaggcagcaAATCAACAGCTGTTTAAAGACTGCTGGATAGAGACGAATCACAACTCCAAATGCAAGAGTCTAAAGTCCCGTTTTGGACTACAtttaactgcacacattgttcttaAAATGCTGTGTTTTTGGTGTGAAAACAGCAATACAACCACAAAAATAGGACCGATAATTATAACGCAAATTGATGCAAGGATGCGCGTGAGAACAGCTTAAATCTATATGGGAAAGATTGACTCAATTGCTCAATTGATAGATTTTTTGGGGACTAtctctgcaaatattgatatatgtgattaattgtaatTATTAGATAAATCAAAATTTGAGGTAAatgattgattaaaaaaatttttttaatgattgacagccctattattCAGACTAGCAAGTTACGGTTGGTGTTGAAAGAATCCATATATAATCAAAGTTATGTTGTTCCACTTTTCAGAGCAGTTTTAAGACAGCAGTTTGACAGAATAATTCTGTCTTGGTGTTACCTGTAATTGAACAGAGAAGTCAGACAGCACATACCTCCAGCTCCTGTGCTGATCGTAAaaaagatttattattattattatcgctgtattgtttgtgcacttgaagctactgtcaccaagacaaattccttgtatgtgaaaGCATACTTGgctataaagctcattctgattctgattgtcCCAAGGGTAAATTGCTTTGCCTTCAATGAGAGCCAGTCCATCTTGAAGGAGATATTAAGACCCTCGCTATCACTCTCACCTAGCCATATTGATCCCTCTTCTATATACCTGCCCACTCCTCTCTTCTAGGGAAATCCAGAGGAACACACCATATTGGAATTTGCTCAACTTATTAAGAGCCTTGTAGGTAAGTAGGAATTCTGTAGAATTGCAAATGAGGAATTAAAAACGTTCAGTAAATTAATGCCACATCTCTGATTGCCTCCTCAGTGAGTCGCAGTCATATTCAATTCCTTCCAGAGGCACAAGATGATCCACAGAGACGACGGCCAGACATCCATAAGGCCAAAATGCTTCTGGGCTGGGAGCCTGTGGTGAGCTACATTTCTATTCCATATGACCTATACAAAACCTATCTGAGAATATCCTGATGCCCAGTGACATTTTTTACCATGGGTAAGGAGTGTTGTTAGGCACAATGCAAAGTGGATTCGATACAAGTTAGCCATATGATAAAATGCACATGCAGTGTTCAATAAATACAGGaatagttttattattttctctccctcatattgttctaaacccaaataacatttttatctgtggaacacaaaaggaattgtGAAGAATGTCCCGATGCTTCTTTTCTTTAGAGTTGCAGTGGATAGTGAAAGTTGGACATAAAAATAGTCCTTATAAATCATGCATCGTATTCCAAGGCTTCTTAAGGCATATGATAGGTTCAATGAAAAATGTAAGGCATTATTCACTAAGTAATGGCATAATATAGAAGAACTTGATGACAGCAGgaggaaatacatcacatttaaTTTGGTGAAATGAAAACTGTGAAAAGTAGGGTtttagaaattaatttaaaagtaaaataaaaagtcaattgATTACTGAATAAGTAATCTGACACTGTGACGTAGTTTTGGCTCAGCTATGATCTGATTCTTAGAAACTGGAGAGTGAAAATTGCAGTAACTCAAAATCAAAAACGTACAGTTTGAGCTCCAGTTTGAGGTAATACAAAAGCTGACTGAAGTATCGGCAATTCTCAAATGTCATTAGTTTGGCACAAATCGAATTATGAATCATATCAGTGCGTGTGTTCAAAGCATTTGGTAATCAAAAAAACCTTTGTTGTTGGTGCAGTTATTGTTTTGCTTTTGTAGGGCATTATAGGCAGTTTTGCAGTATAGAAATGTCATGCATGAATGAGTGCATGAACAGTGAGAGTTGTTTCTCCCATTAATCTGATTAATCAGTTACCTACTGTAAGTAATTGTTCATTGCAGCAATAAAAGAATGTATAATCCTGTGTGTGATGATCATCAATTTACAACAGCCTCGAGTCCATCCAGTCTGAATTGAGAGAACGATCTATCCGTTTCACTTTGTGTTTGCAGGTGCCTCTGGAAGAAGGATTGAACAAAACCATCCAGTACTTCAGCAGAGAGCTGGAGCATCAAGCCAACAATCAGTATATTCCCAAACCTAAAGCTGCACGGATGAAAAAAGGGAGGCCCAGACACAACTGAAGAAGTGTCAATCTCAGGGATGTTGGGATCATGGAGGACCTTAGACATCCAGCAGCCATTTCAGAGAGTGGGTTTCCCATCCCCCAATTTTAAAGATCTTTTtgagaaaaaataattattttttttttgcaatgcttTGAAAAGCAGCTCAGGCAGAGAGCTGAGATGTTTTTCAGGAAAACGTGCCTCATAGCTATCCAATTTACAGACTTTGCCttgcactttgattttttttagttgtctgtctgttatttaaaaacaagctTAGATCTTCATGTGCATTTTTTTGATGTGTTTACATTCAGTGCtgttttaattaatgtaatataTTTCTTTTATATCATTGTCAATgctagaactttttttttttttgacatgtaTTACACCTAGTAAtgttgaaatgtataatggataTTGGtgaaagaaatgtattttaagattTTGAGTTTTTGGTCCAGAGCAGGAAACCTCAACCCAGCTCTGCCACGGAAGATATGAGGACCCTGGTGAAAGAAAAAGCTTTGGGAAATGTTGTTTCTGCTTTAACTTTTGTGGTGATTTTGAAAAGCTGTTGTTACCTTTTGAAACTTCATACAGAACTTTGAACCTATAATTGATTTCAGGTgaaaaaaatagtattttaataaaaaatgtactgtgatttGCACTGTATTCCCTTTTTAATCTCACTTTGTCTGCCTTCTCAATGGTCGCATCCCTACTTCCCATTTGTATTAATTTGATCTCTGTGTTTCCAGCTCAAAAATCTTTTAGCTTTTTCTGTCCCTCCTTCCTGCTCTCCCTTCATCACTGATAGTGGAGCATGTGTGTCATTGTATGTTACAAAACCACACTGTTGCTATGCAGACTACGATAGCTATGTGAGGGTTGATGGGAAAGTGGACTGTCAGTAAAAGAGGGGAGTtgctttcatggaacacaaaaggtacaCTGCTAGCCTGactccccattcattttcattgtatggaaaaaaagatacaatgtaagtgaatgatgacggaggctaacattctacctaacatctgcCAAAGTGTTCATAAACTTCACCTTTTGAATTCCATAGAAGTTCATACATTCACATATACCATGTCACATTTTCCTGTCATTTTACTCCTCTGCCCTCATTTCATTTAAATCTGCAAAACTCTCTTTAATGAAACAtgtaatgtgacatttttgaataCTCTAACAGTGCCATATTCAATTTGAGAGCTGCAGCTGCATGATTTTCAAGTGAATGACATCATGCTTATGAAGTCTCTTCATCACACAAACCGtatgcctttagaagacttgtaatatatcCCATATTAAGTCATAGGGACTgcttttatgatcattttatggagcttttttgtaattttggtgCTTGACTGCACCCATCCCCATTCACCTTCATAATATGGAAAATAGCGACCaggatattcttccaaaaaaatcctcagaataaataaaaagattcaCAGGCTTTAGAGGAGCATAAGACTGAATAAATGATTgagtcaatacattttttatttttaaagggctTTATTCTTGATTTCTGTCTATTGCCATTTTGcgaaagtacaaaaaaaaaggaGTGTATGCTACAAAAGGAAGCAAGTTTATATCTCTGCAAAGTAAATGAAAGAGAGAGATCATGTCAACCACCTAATCAGTTCTTTGCAGCAATGAAGCGGTTCTGAGAGGAAAGGGGGTCTTAGTAGTAGTCATAGTTGACGTTTGCCCCATGCCTGTATGACCCAGCACTCCGAGGCCCCATGGGTGCATTTTCATCATAGTGATGCTGGCGACTCTGATCATTGGAACGGTAGTGGTCCATCCAATAGGAAAGGTCAGCTTCAAGTCTctgatggaaataaaaaaaatcattatactGTAGTGTCAATGAGGTATTATTTGTCCGGATGTAGAACATCATAAGTGTGTGTACAATATGATGCTGGGAAATAATATTACAGCGACCCTCGTGACTGTGTTAAGGTTGGTTGTGACACTGGAAGGCATGCTTATGATttcaaataataatcatttttaatGTATAAAGGTGCTATTCTTTGTAAGCTCATTTGGAACAATaaatattgtgaaaagtgctatacaaaggaatttaagttattttttactataaaaatgttTCTTTTGAAAAATAAGATGTGAATACATGGAAAAATATTTTAGTacattaaaaatgtcaagtgtTGTAACCATCAAGTTAAgacatattaaattaaaatgtgtgttcaaaATATTAAACGTTTTTCAAAAAGGTACAAAACCACTGGCATACATAGATTACATGTCTAAGAATTTAACacgttttaaactagattttatcTTTTGGATACTAGATTTGCGGTCTGCTGTTGCTATTGTTTCCTCCTCAGGAATGCATCTTCTGTTCACATAGGCTGTGTCTCGTCTCGAAGgttgcgtgctaggtaggacacgtcctttgaaggctgcagtataccgagtgtcctccttttaACAAGCCTCgattaaacgagacggccttcgtagtaCAAACTGAAACGGAACTTAACTTGGTTGCTATGActgcacgccactctttaacaagcgcgagcgctttgagtgagaagaaAACAAAGTCCatctggaagggaatgtatgaggtaaattttaggagatttataattatgtaaagaaaatacattttacaggtGTAGTTTTAGTCtaatgctttattttaattatatattaatataataatacaatctGCACCTAtcactgaggtacttcaacttgggaattaacattacttgcgtttaaacatcatatttacgggcaaattggcgtttATTTTTCGTTGacgcaaagaattgtgggttgtgagtgcccacaaaggatacacctcatgcatcctcaggattcctgtgaaagaaggttgcataGGGAGTGTCCAActcacttttctgaaacgagacagccacGATGACGTATGCGGACGACAAATACGAACTCTGGTGGATGCATTTTTCCAAACGAGATACAGCCAATGTGTATTTGGTGCAAGGTGACATTACACATGGAATTCCTTTTCATGATGTGttcttccatttatttattttaattattggtTAATTGTTGGACGTCTTTGTCAATTGCAACGTGCCTGACATTTTTGAAGCATCTAACGTCATGAAAGCTGTCAAGTTAAGGGCTGTTCAATGTTTTTTTCCATTCGCCCTACTTttgttcaattgttttcctatgtaacaCATCTTTGACCACTGCATCGCATCTCTCAGTTCCTTTCAGCAACTTGTTTTTAGACCAGAAAGTCAAGTGCTAAATACATGCTTGAGACACATGCGTTCTGCTGTGTTCATAGCTCTGCAGCTATCTTTTATTAGTTCAAGAACATTTTCGGTCTGAACAGCCATATAAAGAAGTAAAAAAATGAATGCCTGCATTCTATTTTCAAAAGAACGTCTTGTGTCGACTGCCCCTTAATGGAACTGTTGTGTTCTATGAAATGGAAACAGTGTCATGACAACTCACAATAATCGTACGAGCTGGTGAAATCAAAAGATATCAGAAGACTTGTCTCCTATGAAAATGTACGATTTATATTGCCataccaatcaacaaacagaattttataTTGATAAAATTcaggcatcaaattttagctGGCCTTCTCttcaacactttatttttaagaaaggaaatgacTCTCTTTCTGTATTtatacaatacaaatgactgattgatgtcaataacctgtaatatgccTCCTGTGTCTCGCTCCAAACCCTGATGTTTCACagttcaagacatttttatttgtatagcgcttttcacagtacacatcattttaaagcacctttacagaaaatcatactgtAATGTCAGTAATGTCTTAAATGGCTGTTTAATGAACAGCTTCATTGAAAATCATGCTTAATGTCTGACTTCCATTGTACAGAAAAGTTATTTTCGTATagcatggttaggtttagggtttatgtAAGggtttagactttatggttagatttaggtttggggttatTGTTAAGGGTTACACTTAGGAACATTTATAAGAATGCGCATTCAAAGCCCCAATGTTTCTCTTTCTCCAGTGTtatggccaaagtatacttcaattTTCCACCATTTTATTAGTCTTCACATTGGATGAATAATACAATGGTCTGGCAGTAAGCATAAACAGAAATGTAGATGTATGAAAGCCTTTATCAGCCTAAAGTAAACATAAGTTTTTCAAAGCCAGACTGAAAGGGCTGTCAGACCTTTAAGGACAGAGAAAATGGAGAAGAAATAAAATACTTAATTTGAGTCTGATTTTAACTGTGCTGATGCATGGCATCAAGTCAGAATGAAAGATTtcacaaagaacatttttaataaatagcaTTGGAAGTATTGAAAACGACCTCGGCAGTCCAAATTGCGTGTAAATGTAACAGGGCTTTCACAAATGGGGTTTAattctgtattcattttaatattaatggAATTGACAATGTCCTTCAAAAAGTTTTCTATTTGTATCCTACTTAAAGTTTAAAAAGGtgtcatgtttatttaaaagCACATCTACAACAGAAGTTGACTCAAATTTCTCACAAATGATTTTTGAAGAGTCAGCTGAAAGTAAAGTAACTGTAACCTAAAGAACTGAACGAACCTAAAAGAAAATTCCTAACAAAGGAACTGATGTCCCTGTTGACTTTGATGTGTACTACTTGGAATGCACCATGCATCAAAAATTCTCTCTTAGGATGCAGAGCTGGGGGGGGGGCAACATTCACTGCTGACAGCAATTTTCACAGGTAGAGGacagcattaaaaaaagaataatacttGAAACATGATAGGTGATAGAAAAATCCAATAAAGACAGAGGTACAAGACTTCTTCTGAATGTCATAACTTATTATGGTGGCATGTCCTGAATTACCTGTTAGTCAAGGATATTTGATTTCAATGTATTAGTATCTAATAAACTATTATAGATACATTTTTTAGATCACATAAAAATGGTATATAGGATTTTAAAAAGATTACATCCAAGCACTTACTGCTTCATCAAATCCCATGTACATGAACTGTTGGATCCACTGTTGAACATCTGGGCGGTTGCGGTCCCATAGATTTCTTTTGGGTCTTTTTAGGGATGTCAGGAACTGTTTGGCCTTGGACGGAGTTACCGCCACTGCAGCAGCTGGTTTTACATCACTGTTCACTAGTGAGAGACAAAGCAAAGGGACAGGAGGACACAAATGGGGTCATAGCAGGCCCATAGGAATGTATGGGTTTCTcagcaaaaatcatattattaatgaGTATATTTgccttgttttcctgtaaaaatatctaaacctcTTTAAAACAAGACAAGTTTACCTGAgaagaaaaatcaataaatattaaaGACCCAGTTAATTCCATCTCTATTATCTTTAAAGCCAATGTAAATTAGTGTActcttaaaagttgacaaaattaatattttacagatatatatatgtgtgtgtgtgtgtgtgtgtgtgtgagcgtgtatttatcactttgtggggaccaaatgtccccataaggatagtaaaacccgaaatttctgaccttgtggggacattttgtcgatccccatgaggaaaacagcttataaatcatactaaattatgttttttgaaaatgtaaaaatgcagaaagttttctgtgagggttaggtttaggggtagggttaggtttaggggatagaatataaagtttgtacagtataaaaaccattatgtctatggaaagtccccataaaacatggaaaccaaacatgtgtgtgtgtgtgtgtgtgtgtgtgtgtgtgtgtgtgtgtgtgtgtgtcaaaacaggcataaaacaagacaaagatactTATGAAGA comes from Xyrauchen texanus isolate HMW12.3.18 chromosome 18, RBS_HiC_50CHRs, whole genome shotgun sequence and encodes:
- the ecrg4a gene encoding augurin-A; protein product: MVSQKLYLRLLTFVTLLTLLALSDVESENRLEKLLKRVNSDVKPAAAVAVTPSKAKQFLTSLKRPKRNLWDRNRPDVQQWIQQFMYMGFDEARLEADLSYWMDHYRSNDQSRQHHYDENAPMGPRSAGSYRHGANVNYDYY